The following are encoded together in the Leptospira congkakensis genome:
- a CDS encoding tetratricopeptide repeat protein, whose product MSRFQKNTLLTFSLLAFVAYAPLYYSIRNAIKKESLPVTYESPESVSFFSLGDFEIKGKESDPKTLKILAELIDFEFQKVTGGVYLGKENSLSLAKKLRADFVFFGSLEWKEKGIEFTPKLKAVEQKSTYTGQSAFLPYEERGKLVSVIYQSQTHLLDETIRLHRLMKRSPEWKIPSADEFLSESEFVRLSEYDPKLSLDEKNSLLKTLDFPSEYLQFIKISIGLEKRTEESLKEIWRSVGGNSNFSPYTRFYVAKNISEFYFAKKEFSKTIEYASAARKERELLKSVFHSDYADTISSLGKALVLDGKKEEAVYYLTSAKKLYDTLGLLLDPNSVENSYFYGLLLYDLSQAELASYELSSIRGQFKGIHSLYLDFNLAKVYYDLGRYTAALSLLQDQRKIIMEEGYANHDIALYSYNLYAASLYKSGKWSIAKSIWESFVQAKSIYGIEEKPYHRYALFNLALLSKLRNNTEQMESYYKQYTRLSPYGQIVDLPTNDRFEIGKPIYPYTWDSLSPNSFTELEEKTIRSYTGRYLFNGQDEEIRARTYENRLEDTNLFLDDLLNTKAFLSKPMSALRKTLFGDLKRFEKGNQIVFFDIGPALNHPEYPGVTSLAVAKHFSGMEVVLWELPGEVDLFLKKVKPELKDRLYAFPNIRILSADGVGEFQTVYTDPNNWILRNRPIPNLKGKTIIIRAANSIDIYEPYTKILPHFQNIGKELKTNPVLYFFNRTILLKPAGKEKFILIGNQSIRGFHHNFQSLDRNGEPPYSILPFTVSEEVNL is encoded by the coding sequence TTGTCCCGCTTTCAAAAAAATACCCTCCTTACCTTTTCCCTTTTGGCGTTTGTCGCCTATGCACCGTTATACTATTCGATTCGTAATGCGATCAAAAAAGAATCCTTGCCGGTTACTTATGAATCACCTGAATCCGTTTCCTTTTTTAGTTTAGGAGACTTTGAAATTAAGGGAAAAGAATCTGACCCCAAAACCTTAAAGATCCTTGCCGAGTTAATCGATTTCGAATTTCAAAAAGTCACTGGGGGAGTTTATCTAGGAAAAGAAAATTCTCTTTCCTTAGCTAAAAAACTAAGGGCCGATTTTGTTTTTTTTGGATCTTTGGAATGGAAAGAGAAGGGGATTGAATTCACTCCGAAACTAAAAGCAGTCGAACAAAAATCAACATACACTGGTCAGTCGGCATTTCTTCCTTATGAAGAACGCGGAAAATTAGTTTCTGTCATTTATCAATCCCAAACGCATCTTTTGGATGAAACCATTCGTTTGCATCGTTTGATGAAACGTTCTCCTGAATGGAAAATTCCATCTGCCGATGAATTCCTTTCCGAATCAGAGTTTGTTCGGTTATCAGAGTATGATCCCAAGTTATCCTTGGATGAAAAAAACTCTCTATTAAAAACTTTGGATTTTCCTTCAGAGTATTTACAATTCATCAAAATTAGTATAGGTTTAGAAAAAAGAACCGAGGAATCTTTGAAAGAGATTTGGCGTAGTGTCGGTGGAAACTCCAATTTTTCCCCATACACAAGGTTCTATGTTGCAAAAAACATTTCTGAGTTCTATTTCGCAAAAAAAGAATTTAGTAAAACTATAGAATACGCAAGTGCTGCACGAAAAGAAAGAGAACTTCTTAAATCCGTATTTCATAGCGATTATGCAGACACCATTTCTTCGCTTGGAAAAGCACTTGTACTCGATGGAAAAAAAGAAGAAGCTGTTTATTACTTAACCTCTGCCAAAAAACTATATGATACTTTAGGTCTATTACTAGATCCAAATTCAGTAGAAAACTCCTATTTTTATGGCCTCCTCCTTTATGATCTTTCTCAAGCAGAACTTGCTTCCTATGAATTATCATCCATTCGAGGACAATTTAAGGGAATTCATTCCCTCTATTTGGATTTTAACTTAGCAAAAGTATATTATGATTTAGGTCGTTACACCGCTGCCTTGTCTTTGTTACAAGACCAAAGGAAAATTATTATGGAGGAAGGGTATGCCAACCATGACATCGCCTTGTATTCTTATAATTTATATGCGGCCTCTCTTTATAAATCTGGGAAATGGAGCATTGCAAAATCTATTTGGGAATCCTTTGTCCAAGCCAAATCCATTTATGGAATAGAAGAAAAACCTTATCATCGATATGCGCTTTTTAATTTGGCTCTTCTTTCTAAACTTCGAAACAACACGGAACAAATGGAAAGTTATTACAAACAATACACAAGGTTATCCCCTTATGGACAAATTGTTGACTTACCAACTAACGATCGTTTTGAAATTGGAAAACCCATTTATCCTTATACCTGGGATTCCCTTAGTCCCAACTCCTTTACCGAGTTAGAAGAAAAAACAATCCGTTCTTATACGGGTCGTTATTTGTTTAATGGACAAGATGAAGAAATTCGTGCCAGAACCTATGAAAATAGACTAGAAGACACCAATTTGTTTTTGGATGATTTGTTAAATACAAAAGCGTTTCTATCTAAACCAATGTCTGCCTTACGCAAAACCTTGTTTGGTGATCTGAAACGATTTGAAAAAGGAAATCAAATTGTATTTTTTGATATTGGCCCTGCTCTAAACCATCCCGAATATCCAGGTGTTACCTCTCTTGCCGTTGCCAAACATTTTTCCGGTATGGAAGTTGTTTTATGGGAATTACCTGGGGAAGTAGATTTGTTTTTAAAAAAAGTAAAACCGGAATTAAAAGACAGGCTTTATGCTTTTCCAAACATTCGAATTCTTTCTGCTGATGGAGTGGGTGAATTCCAAACTGTTTATACCGATCCGAATAATTGGATCCTTCGAAATCGGCCAATTCCTAACTTAAAAGGAAAAACCATCATCATTCGCGCAGCAAACTCTATTGATATTTATGAGCCTTATACAAAAATTCTTCCCCATTTTCAAAACATTGGTAAAGAATTAAAAACAAATCCAGTATTGTATTTTTTCAACAGAACCATCCTCTTAAAGCCGGCAGGAAAAGAAAAATTCATTCTAATCGGCAATCAATCCATCAGAGGATTCCATCATAACTTTCAAAGTTTGGATCGGAACGGAGAACCGCCGTATTCCATCTTGCCGTTTACTGTCAGTGAGGAAGTAAACTTATGA
- the flgE gene encoding flagellar hook protein FlgE: MMRSLYSGVSGLKNHQVRMDVIGNNISNVNTHGFKTERVTFQDMISQELQGASEPNERIGGTNPKQVGLGSLIAAIDKIMTQGALQTTGKNTDVAVSGEGFFVVKDGDKQFYTRAGAFNVDKNGFYVNPANGLKVQGWNSRLDDGGNKYINSAGSLEDIMIPLYSKEPARATQNVDFQSNLNASVAAVPSDATEEDIQRYINDPDPRQRRGHVTSINVYDELGNTRQMGVEFYKMRENVWKMRFKLEDSSQVSVDVSGTGGENTKVSGNQELEVSFTPDGKIISVSDGVDSQTTGKLKADISFRIPGNPTAQKFSLNLGEAGLVGGITQFSSDFTTKAVKQDGYPMGYMESFSIDNTGTVTGVFSNGVRQPLARIALANFTNPAGLNKEGDTMYSYSLNSGDANIGEAGSQGRGKINAGLLEMSNVDLSDQFTDMIVTQRGFQANSRTIVTSDQMIQEVLGLKR, translated from the coding sequence ATGATGAGATCACTTTACTCCGGAGTTTCCGGATTGAAAAACCACCAAGTAAGAATGGATGTTATTGGTAACAATATTTCCAACGTGAACACACACGGTTTTAAAACAGAGCGAGTTACCTTCCAAGATATGATCTCGCAAGAGTTACAAGGTGCTTCTGAACCAAACGAAAGAATCGGGGGAACAAACCCGAAACAAGTGGGTCTTGGTTCCCTCATTGCTGCTATTGATAAAATTATGACTCAAGGTGCTTTACAAACTACAGGAAAGAATACCGATGTTGCCGTATCAGGTGAAGGTTTCTTTGTTGTAAAAGATGGAGACAAACAATTTTATACTCGCGCTGGTGCTTTCAACGTAGATAAAAACGGATTTTATGTAAACCCTGCCAACGGTTTGAAAGTACAAGGTTGGAACTCTCGTTTGGATGATGGTGGAAACAAATACATCAACTCCGCTGGATCTTTGGAAGACATCATGATTCCTCTTTACTCCAAAGAACCTGCTCGTGCGACTCAGAACGTAGATTTTCAATCCAACCTCAATGCAAGTGTTGCAGCAGTTCCTTCTGACGCAACAGAAGAAGACATCCAACGTTATATCAATGATCCAGACCCTCGCCAAAGAAGAGGCCATGTAACATCAATTAATGTTTATGATGAACTTGGAAACACTCGCCAAATGGGAGTGGAGTTTTACAAAATGAGAGAAAACGTATGGAAGATGCGTTTCAAATTGGAAGACTCAAGCCAAGTATCTGTAGACGTAAGTGGAACCGGTGGAGAGAACACAAAAGTTTCTGGAAACCAAGAGCTCGAAGTATCCTTCACTCCAGACGGAAAAATCATCTCTGTTTCTGACGGTGTGGATTCTCAAACCACAGGAAAACTAAAAGCAGATATTTCCTTCCGAATTCCAGGAAATCCAACGGCTCAAAAATTCAGTTTGAATTTAGGGGAAGCAGGTCTTGTGGGTGGGATCACTCAGTTCTCTTCTGATTTTACAACGAAAGCTGTGAAACAAGATGGATATCCAATGGGATATATGGAATCTTTCTCCATCGACAACACAGGAACTGTGACGGGAGTATTTTCCAATGGAGTGCGCCAACCACTTGCAAGGATTGCTCTTGCGAACTTTACAAACCCAGCCGGTCTCAATAAAGAAGGAGACACAATGTATAGTTACTCTCTGAACTCAGGGGATGCAAACATTGGGGAAGCAGGAAGCCAAGGTCGTGGAAAAATCAACGCAGGACTCCTTGAGATGTCAAACGTGGATCTTTCTGATCAGTTTACAGATATGATCGTGACCCAAAGGGGATTCCAAGCCAACTCCCGAACCATCGTGACTTCTGACCAAATGATCCAGGAAGTTCTAGGTCTCAAACGATAA